In one window of Rhodanobacter sp. FDAARGOS 1247 DNA:
- a CDS encoding serine protease, with translation MHVMESPRRKPGFMRTACSRFALLALVSLFAAAASHAASLDPAVLPKIQAATFEVVAAKPVKDPLTYEKPLPLELLPFQERNDKYYSIGTAFALGNNRYVTAAHVLQVGIDSLWGEPALRDAGGHVYAIGKIEKYSLQQDFVVFSLATQPAQAAALEVDTTPSLNGVVYAVGNALGTGVVIRDGLYTSDTPEDQDGRWKWMRFSAAASPGNSGGPLLDANGKVIGIVLMKSQNENLNYALPIGRVLDAPDHLASIDQRMPYQFDVFDTTLSNTFKAEFKLPLSFADFSAAFQQRFNAYADSQLKALLAKEPERLFPRGQGSNELLHSTPSMDDFPSLITRDNDGTWSLAKKEGGKTSLPNNGYVTPGVVGRNLLFHVRRPDNVTAAVLYRDPVKLMDMIARVGFLTRNVGPEQVRITSLGKPVRDTLYTDAWQRRWQVRVWPIPAENAVVMSFALPVPDGYAVLMRIAPASQEHDFLINLQALTDFFYVTYDGSLAQWQDFLKQKDLLPAAFDDIHIDIDYGHRFAYSSKRLRYAYTPALQKIDKDSMLTIGFSYFLDHGKVVWDVTDVWQAASAHDKYWSNFARVVVPSDDLNDDYKSNWSKISNRQRPFDGVPRSENDVMKISSVLAAPGQARPDVLYTVYHYAEGSHPAAEMKAKLDLLLKDARVTEH, from the coding sequence ATGCACGTAATGGAATCGCCGCGGCGCAAGCCCGGCTTCATGCGCACGGCCTGCAGCCGGTTCGCGCTCCTTGCCCTGGTGAGCCTGTTCGCTGCGGCCGCCAGCCATGCGGCCAGTCTCGATCCGGCCGTGTTGCCGAAGATCCAGGCGGCCACCTTCGAAGTGGTGGCGGCCAAGCCGGTCAAGGACCCGCTGACCTACGAGAAGCCGCTGCCGCTGGAGCTGCTGCCGTTCCAGGAGCGCAACGACAAGTATTACTCGATCGGCACCGCCTTCGCGCTGGGCAACAACCGCTACGTGACCGCGGCGCATGTACTGCAGGTGGGCATCGACAGCCTGTGGGGCGAGCCTGCGCTGCGCGATGCCGGCGGCCATGTGTATGCGATCGGCAAGATCGAGAAGTATTCGCTGCAGCAGGATTTCGTGGTGTTCAGCCTGGCCACGCAGCCGGCGCAGGCCGCCGCGCTGGAGGTGGACACCACGCCCAGCCTCAATGGCGTGGTCTACGCGGTAGGCAATGCGCTGGGCACCGGCGTGGTGATCCGCGACGGCCTGTACACCTCCGACACGCCGGAGGACCAGGACGGCCGCTGGAAGTGGATGCGCTTCTCCGCGGCGGCATCGCCGGGCAACAGCGGCGGTCCGCTGCTGGACGCGAACGGCAAGGTCATCGGCATCGTGCTGATGAAGTCGCAGAACGAAAACCTGAACTACGCGCTGCCGATCGGCCGCGTGCTGGACGCGCCCGATCACCTCGCCTCGATCGACCAGCGCATGCCCTACCAGTTCGACGTGTTCGACACCACGCTCAGCAACACCTTCAAGGCCGAATTCAAGTTGCCGCTGAGCTTTGCCGACTTCAGCGCGGCATTCCAGCAGCGCTTCAACGCCTATGCCGACAGCCAGCTCAAGGCCTTGCTGGCGAAGGAGCCGGAGCGGCTGTTCCCGCGCGGCCAGGGCTCCAACGAACTGCTGCATTCGACGCCGTCGATGGACGACTTCCCCTCGCTGATCACCCGCGACAATGACGGTACCTGGAGCCTGGCGAAGAAGGAGGGCGGCAAGACCAGCCTGCCGAACAACGGCTACGTCACGCCGGGCGTTGTCGGGCGCAACCTGCTGTTCCACGTGCGCCGGCCCGACAACGTGACGGCCGCCGTGCTGTATCGCGACCCGGTCAAGCTGATGGACATGATCGCCAGGGTCGGCTTCCTCACCCGCAACGTCGGCCCCGAGCAGGTGCGCATCACCTCGCTGGGCAAGCCGGTGCGCGACACGCTGTACACCGATGCCTGGCAGCGCCGCTGGCAGGTGCGGGTGTGGCCGATACCGGCCGAGAACGCGGTGGTGATGAGCTTCGCCCTGCCGGTGCCGGACGGCTACGCGGTGCTGATGCGGATCGCCCCGGCCAGCCAGGAGCACGACTTCCTGATCAACCTGCAGGCGCTCACCGACTTCTTCTACGTCACCTACGACGGCAGCCTGGCCCAGTGGCAGGATTTCCTGAAGCAGAAGGACCTGCTGCCGGCGGCGTTCGACGACATCCACATCGACATCGACTACGGCCATCGCTTCGCCTACAGCTCGAAGCGGCTGCGCTACGCCTACACCCCGGCGCTGCAGAAGATCGACAAGGACAGCATGCTCACCATCGGCTTCAGCTACTTCCTCGACCACGGCAAGGTGGTCTGGGACGTGACCGACGTGTGGCAGGCGGCCAGTGCGCACGACAAGTACTGGAGCAATTTCGCCCGCGTGGTGGTGCCGTCGGACGACCTCAACGACGACTACAAGAGCAACTGGAGCAAGATCAGCAACCGCCAGCGGCCGTTCGATGGCGTGCCGCGCAGCGAGAACGACGTGATGAAGATCAGCAGCGTGCTGGCCGCGCCGGGCCAGGCCAGGCCCGACGTGCTGTACACCGTCTACCACTACGCCGAGGGCAGCCACCCCGCCGCCGAAATGAAGGCCAAGCTCGACCTGCTGCTGAAGGACGCCCGCGTCACCGAGCACTGA
- a CDS encoding DEAD/DEAH box helicase, which yields MRNDSCPLDAFHPAVAAWFRRTFPAPTAAQAAAWPSIRAGQHTLVAAPTGSGKTLTAFLAAIDELVREGATHGGVLADTTSVLYVSPLKALSNDIHINLEAPLEGIRAELEKLGLPDVAIRTAVRTGDTPQAERTLLRKLPPHILVTTPESLYVLLGSASGRAMLSGVRSVIVDEIHAIAGSKRGSHLALSLERLESLCQRRLLRIGLSATQKPIEKIADFLVGAQPSLLPPGEGARRADEGSGSRKSHNKAAHECDSPASTHPSSDPSGHLLPAGEKEDPCTIINTGHTRPRDLAIEVPPVPLEAVMSNDSWELVYNRLAQLVEAHRTTLVFVNTRRMAERAARHLSERLGKEHVAAHHGSLAKELRLDAEQRLKRGELKVLVATASLELGIDIGEVDLVCQLGSPRSIAAFLQRAGRSGHSIDGTPKARLFPATRDDLIECTALLDCVRRGELDALILPPQPLDVLAQQVVAEVACAEWDEDALYELVRRAYPYRDLSRADFDAVVRMLAEGFTTRQGPRAAYIHRDAVNRQLRPRRSARLTALTSGGTIPETADYKVVLEPQAIIVGTVNEDFAVESMAGDIFQLGNASYRIQRVERDRLRVEDAHGAPPSIPFWLGEAPGRSNELSFGVSRLREEISALLEPLSPRERGGGEGSGGALNSIAPSAPSPPAPLPQGEGSNARALAWLRDELGLPDAAAQQLADYLARAKAALGVLPSQHTLVLERFFDESGGTQLVIHTPWGSRINRAWGLALRKRFCRQFNFELQAAATEDAIVLSLSTSHSFPLEEVAHYLHSNTAEHVLIQALLDAPLFPARWRWNAVTALALPRFTGGKKTPPPLQRMKSEDLLAAVFPDQVACLENIVGEREVPDHPLVNQTMHDCLREAMDVDGLLQILRKLEGGEIAIVARDLTAPSPLAAEVLNAAPYAFLDDAPLEERRTQAVQTRRWNADSADDLGRLDPEAIAAVREEAWPQVRDTDEMHEALTLLGFVTAAEVDANTGWAERLQALAGAKRATRLTDVWTTAEQLPLWLALHPAASMQPPIAAPAEYAARAWTREDALLELVRHRLGGLGPVTVRELAQSMNADAGEIEQALLRLQSEGYVMQGRFTADAADTEWCERHLLARIHRYTIGRLRREIEPVSRRALMRFLFDWQHVSAATRLNGPDALVATLAQLEGYEAAAGAWEAEILPARVGDYSISWLDELCRSGRIAWSRLRTGSGGGGGPVRNTPIVLLPRREMAVWTAVAAGDPQDILLSSRAQAVADALREHGALFFDELLADTRLLRTELEDALGELVAAGRISADSFAGLRALLLPAAKRDGVRQRRLRRHAFGGIEDAGRWALARSASLLPSGEKVAPKGSDEGRVLAGKSDVDSRERQPLTSILSPEGRGSERGASRRLDSDEAEHVARALLRRYGVVFWKLLEREAPWLPSWRELLRVYHRLEARGEIRGGRFVEGLVGEQFALPEAIAPLRAIRQRADDGELVCVSGSDPLNLVGTVLVGDKVPALAGSRVLYRDGMPIAALVGGKVVPLIELSAADARLAKQVLLRHPPSQPEAVAAAR from the coding sequence ATGCGCAACGACTCCTGCCCGCTGGACGCATTCCACCCGGCCGTCGCCGCCTGGTTTCGCCGCACCTTCCCTGCGCCCACCGCGGCGCAGGCGGCGGCGTGGCCGTCGATCCGCGCCGGCCAGCACACCCTGGTCGCCGCGCCCACCGGCTCGGGCAAGACGCTGACCGCCTTCCTCGCCGCCATCGACGAACTGGTGCGCGAAGGCGCGACCCATGGCGGCGTGCTGGCCGACACCACCAGCGTGCTCTACGTGTCGCCGCTGAAGGCGCTGTCGAACGACATTCACATCAACCTGGAAGCGCCGCTGGAAGGCATCCGCGCCGAACTCGAAAAACTCGGCCTGCCCGACGTGGCGATCCGCACCGCGGTGCGCACCGGCGACACCCCGCAGGCCGAGCGGACTCTGCTGCGCAAGCTGCCGCCGCACATCCTGGTGACCACGCCCGAGTCGCTGTACGTGCTGCTGGGCTCGGCCTCGGGGCGCGCCATGCTGTCGGGCGTGCGCTCGGTGATCGTCGACGAGATCCACGCCATCGCCGGCAGCAAGCGCGGCTCGCACCTGGCATTGTCGCTGGAGCGGCTGGAATCGCTGTGCCAGCGGCGCCTGCTGCGGATCGGGCTGTCGGCGACGCAGAAGCCCATAGAAAAGATCGCCGACTTTCTGGTCGGCGCTCAACCCTCCCTTCTCCCTCCGGGAGAAGGTGCCCGAAGGGCGGATGAGGGTTCGGGGTCGCGAAAGAGCCACAACAAAGCGGCTCACGAATGTGACTCCCCCGCGAGCACCCACCCCTCATCCGACCCTTCGGGCCACCTTCTCCCCGCAGGGGAGAAGGAAGATCCGTGCACCATCATCAACACCGGCCACACCCGCCCCCGCGACCTCGCCATCGAAGTCCCCCCCGTCCCGCTCGAAGCGGTGATGTCGAACGACAGCTGGGAGCTGGTCTACAACCGCCTCGCCCAACTGGTCGAAGCGCATCGCACCACCCTGGTCTTCGTCAACACCCGGCGCATGGCCGAGCGCGCCGCGCGGCACCTGTCCGAGCGGCTGGGCAAGGAACACGTGGCCGCCCACCACGGCAGCCTAGCCAAGGAGCTGCGGCTGGACGCCGAGCAGCGGCTGAAGCGCGGTGAATTGAAGGTGCTGGTGGCCACGGCCTCGCTGGAGCTGGGCATCGACATCGGCGAGGTGGACCTGGTTTGCCAGCTCGGCTCGCCGCGCTCGATCGCCGCCTTCCTGCAGCGCGCCGGGCGTTCCGGCCACAGCATCGACGGCACGCCGAAGGCACGGCTGTTCCCGGCGACGCGCGACGACCTGATCGAATGCACCGCCCTGCTCGACTGCGTGCGCCGCGGCGAGCTGGACGCGCTGATCCTGCCACCGCAGCCGCTGGACGTGCTGGCCCAGCAGGTCGTGGCCGAAGTCGCCTGCGCCGAGTGGGACGAGGACGCGCTGTACGAACTGGTGCGCCGCGCGTATCCGTATCGCGATCTGTCGCGCGCGGATTTCGACGCCGTGGTGCGCATGCTGGCCGAAGGTTTCACCACGCGGCAGGGACCGCGCGCGGCGTACATCCATCGCGATGCGGTGAACCGCCAACTGCGCCCGCGGCGCAGCGCGCGGCTCACCGCGCTGACTTCCGGCGGCACCATTCCCGAGACCGCCGACTACAAGGTGGTGCTGGAGCCGCAGGCGATCATCGTGGGCACGGTGAACGAGGATTTCGCGGTCGAGAGCATGGCCGGCGACATCTTCCAGCTGGGCAACGCCAGCTACCGCATCCAGCGCGTCGAGCGCGACCGCTTGCGGGTGGAGGATGCGCACGGCGCGCCGCCAAGCATTCCGTTCTGGCTGGGCGAGGCGCCCGGGCGCAGCAACGAGCTGTCGTTCGGCGTGTCGCGATTGCGTGAGGAAATTTCTGCCTTGCTTGAGCCTCTCTCCCCCCGGGAGAGGGGTGGGGGTGAGGGTTCAGGCGGAGCCTTGAACTCCATCGCTCCGAGCGCACCCTCACCCCCAGCCCCTCTCCCGCAGGGAGAGGGGAGCAACGCGCGCGCCCTCGCCTGGCTGCGCGACGAACTCGGCCTCCCCGACGCCGCCGCCCAACAGCTGGCCGACTACCTCGCCCGCGCCAAAGCCGCACTCGGCGTCCTCCCCAGCCAGCACACCCTGGTGCTGGAGCGCTTCTTCGACGAATCCGGCGGCACCCAACTGGTGATCCACACGCCGTGGGGCAGCCGCATCAACCGTGCGTGGGGACTGGCGTTGCGCAAGCGCTTCTGCCGCCAGTTCAACTTCGAGCTGCAGGCGGCGGCGACCGAGGATGCGATCGTGCTGTCGCTGTCGACCAGCCACAGTTTTCCGCTGGAGGAAGTCGCGCACTACCTGCATTCGAACACGGCCGAACACGTGCTGATTCAGGCCCTGCTCGACGCACCGCTGTTCCCCGCACGCTGGCGCTGGAACGCGGTGACGGCACTGGCGTTACCACGCTTCACCGGCGGCAAGAAGACCCCGCCGCCGCTGCAGCGGATGAAGAGCGAGGACCTGCTCGCCGCGGTATTCCCCGACCAGGTCGCCTGCCTGGAAAACATCGTGGGCGAACGCGAGGTGCCGGATCACCCGCTGGTCAACCAGACCATGCACGACTGCCTGCGCGAGGCGATGGACGTGGATGGTTTGCTGCAGATCCTGCGCAAACTCGAAGGCGGCGAGATCGCCATCGTCGCGCGCGATCTCACCGCACCCAGCCCGCTGGCCGCCGAAGTGCTGAACGCGGCTCCGTATGCCTTCCTCGACGACGCCCCGCTGGAGGAGCGTCGCACCCAAGCCGTGCAGACCCGCCGCTGGAATGCCGACAGCGCCGATGACCTGGGCCGGCTCGATCCCGAAGCGATCGCCGCGGTGCGCGAGGAGGCGTGGCCGCAGGTGCGCGATACCGACGAGATGCACGAGGCGCTGACCTTGCTGGGTTTCGTCACCGCCGCGGAGGTCGATGCCAACACGGGCTGGGCCGAACGACTGCAGGCGCTCGCCGGGGCAAAGCGCGCGACACGCCTCACCGACGTGTGGACCACTGCGGAACAATTGCCGCTGTGGCTGGCGCTGCACCCCGCCGCCAGCATGCAACCGCCGATCGCGGCACCGGCCGAATACGCCGCGCGGGCGTGGACGCGCGAGGACGCGCTGCTGGAACTGGTGCGCCACCGTCTCGGCGGGCTCGGCCCGGTCACCGTGCGCGAGCTGGCGCAGTCGATGAACGCCGACGCGGGCGAGATCGAGCAGGCGCTGTTGCGGCTGCAGTCCGAAGGCTACGTGATGCAGGGCCGCTTCACCGCCGATGCGGCCGACACCGAATGGTGCGAGCGGCACCTGCTGGCACGCATCCACCGCTACACCATCGGCCGGTTGCGCCGCGAGATCGAGCCGGTCAGCCGGCGCGCGCTGATGCGTTTCCTGTTCGACTGGCAGCACGTGTCGGCGGCCACCCGCTTGAACGGCCCCGATGCGCTGGTCGCCACGCTGGCGCAACTGGAAGGTTACGAGGCCGCGGCCGGCGCGTGGGAAGCGGAGATCCTGCCAGCGCGCGTGGGCGACTACTCGATCAGCTGGCTGGACGAGCTGTGCCGTTCCGGCCGCATCGCCTGGAGCCGGCTGCGCACCGGCAGCGGCGGCGGTGGCGGGCCGGTGCGCAACACGCCGATCGTGCTGCTGCCCCGCCGGGAGATGGCCGTCTGGACGGCCGTCGCCGCGGGCGATCCGCAGGACATCCTGCTGTCCTCGCGCGCCCAGGCCGTGGCCGACGCGCTGCGCGAACATGGCGCGCTGTTCTTCGACGAACTGCTGGCCGACACCCGCCTGCTGCGGACGGAGCTGGAAGACGCACTGGGCGAACTGGTCGCCGCCGGCCGGATCAGCGCCGACAGCTTCGCCGGCCTGCGCGCCCTGCTGCTGCCGGCGGCCAAGCGCGACGGTGTGCGGCAGCGGCGCTTGCGCCGGCATGCGTTCGGCGGAATCGAGGATGCAGGGCGCTGGGCATTGGCGCGCAGTGCTTCCCTTCTCCCCTCCGGGGAGAAGGTGGCCCCGAAGGGGTCGGATGAGGGGCGGGTGCTCGCGGGAAAGTCGGATGTCGATTCGCGGGAAAGACAGCCCCTCACCTCAATCCTCTCCCCGGAGGGGAGAGGAAGCGAACGTGGCGCTTCGCGCCGGCTTGATTCGGATGAAGCAGAGCACGTTGCACGTGCTCTGCTTCGCCGCTACGGCGTGGTGTTCTGGAAGCTGCTGGAACGCGAGGCGCCGTGGCTGCCGTCATGGCGCGAACTGCTGCGCGTCTATCACCGGCTGGAGGCGCGCGGCGAAATCCGCGGCGGGCGTTTCGTCGAAGGCTTGGTCGGCGAGCAGTTCGCCCTGCCCGAGGCGATCGCGCCGCTGCGGGCGATTCGCCAGCGCGCGGACGACGGCGAGCTGGTCTGCGTCAGCGGCAGCGATCCGCTGAACCTGGTCGGCACCGTACTGGTCGGCGACAAGGTACCGGCGCTGGCCGGCTCGCGCGTGCTGTATCGCGACGGCATGCCGATCGCCGCGCTGGTCGGCGGCAAGGTCGTGCCATTGATCGAGTTGTCGGCGGCCGATGCCCGGCTGGCGAAGCAGGTGTTGCTGCGCCATCCGCCCTCGCAGCCGGAAGCCGTGGCCGCGGCGCGCTGA
- a CDS encoding alpha/beta hydrolase, with protein sequence MERRVRAPTPDAPAQDDSSISWLEMADGQPLCLRDWPLAQPHGAVLIVHGLGEHSGRYQRLAAWFNQRGHAVRSYDQRGHGRSPGRRGALRQADDLLEDLATVYNDYAASQPHPPLLLGHSMGGLVAARAVLDGRVAPPALVLSSPALRSWESPRMIALARLLSRLAPNLPLRNGLDASKLSHEAGVVAAYRSDPLRHGWITPRLADFIFHAGAACIRDAAGLAVPTLLLVADSDALVDPSGSRSFARKAAGSGQLTTRFFSTLYHELFNEAEPGRSQVLMQLADWLGRQDLAAAP encoded by the coding sequence GTGGAACGACGGGTACGGGCGCCGACGCCGGATGCGCCAGCGCAAGACGACAGCAGCATCAGCTGGCTGGAGATGGCCGACGGCCAGCCGCTGTGCCTGCGTGACTGGCCGCTGGCACAGCCGCACGGCGCGGTGCTGATCGTGCACGGGCTGGGCGAACACAGCGGGCGTTACCAGCGCCTGGCAGCGTGGTTCAACCAGCGCGGCCACGCGGTGCGCAGCTACGACCAGCGCGGCCACGGCCGCAGCCCGGGACGGCGCGGTGCCCTGCGTCAGGCTGACGACCTGCTGGAGGACCTGGCCACCGTCTACAACGACTACGCCGCCAGCCAGCCCCACCCGCCGCTGCTGCTGGGCCACAGCATGGGCGGCCTGGTCGCGGCGCGCGCGGTGCTGGATGGTCGGGTCGCGCCGCCGGCGCTGGTGTTGTCATCGCCGGCGCTGCGCAGCTGGGAGTCGCCCCGGATGATCGCGCTGGCCCGGCTGCTCAGCCGGCTCGCGCCGAACCTGCCGCTGCGCAACGGGCTGGATGCCAGCAAGCTGTCGCACGAAGCCGGCGTGGTCGCCGCTTACCGCAGCGACCCGCTGCGCCACGGCTGGATCACCCCGCGACTGGCCGACTTCATCTTCCACGCCGGGGCCGCCTGCATCCGCGACGCCGCCGGCCTGGCGGTGCCGACCCTGCTGCTGGTCGCCGACAGCGATGCGCTGGTCGATCCGTCCGGCAGTCGCTCGTTCGCCCGCAAGGCGGCCGGCAGCGGCCAGCTGACCACCCGCTTCTTTTCCACGCTGTACCACGAGCTGTTCAACGAGGCCGAGCCGGGGCGCAGCCAGGTGCTGATGCAGCTGGCCGACTGGCTGGGCCGGCAGGATCTCGCGGCGGCTCCGTAA